The Halanaerobiaceae bacterium ANBcell28 nucleotide sequence CCAGGAAGCGGATATTATAGCAGGTGATTATCATCTGATAAGAAAGTATTTACCGGAAAATATAGATAAGAAAATAATAATTACTAATACTCTTACAAAAGAAAATATAGATCTTTTTATAAAAAGGGGGGTAAGTATGATTGTAACAAGCACACCAGAAATAAATGGGAGATCTTTTGGAACTAATGTTATAGAAGGAGTATTAGTTGCTTTGATGAAATCGAATAAGTTAAGTGAAGAAGATTTTTTTGAATTACTTGATAAACTTAACTTTCGTCCTAGAATTATAGTAAATGATAAAAAGGCTGTATGTTAGGAGGAATAAATGAATAAGTTTGCTTTTATAATTCATCCATTAGAACTTGAAGATTTTCATAGAAAGTTTTCCTGGGCTGAGAAGGTTCCTGACTCAATATTAGAGCGTTTTACACGTATTTTGCCACCAGTAAAAGCTTCTCATATTACTGGAATTAAATCTATTTGTGGGAAAGAAATAGAGGGTTTTTTTGTAGGTGTCACCTTAACATCAAAACAAATGCTTAGTTTACCAGAAGATAAAGTAATAAGAAAAATAATTAAAGCTGGTAAGTTGGCTGAAGAGATGGGGGCTGAAATAATTGGTTTAGGGGCTTTTACTTCTGTTGTAGGGGATAAAGGTTATACAATTGCAAAAGAACTTGATATTCCTGTGACAACTGGTAATAGTTACACAGTGGCCACAGCAATTGAAGGAACTAAATTAGCAGCAAATAAAATGGCCTGTGATCTTAAAAAAAGTACTTTGACCGTGATAGGAGCTACCGGTTCTATTGGTAGAGCAGTTAGCTTAATGATGAGCAATGATGTTAGTAAAATAATATTATTTGCTCGCAACGAAAGGAAATTGAGAGAATTAAGTAGTGAAATACATGATATTGCACCTTGTCTTGATATAGTCATAACAAGAGATATCATAGAAGCTGTTAAGGAATCTGAGATAATTGTAAGTGCTTCCAGTGCTGCAGAAACCTTATTTGATCCTTCTCTTTTATTGCCAGGGGCTATTGTTTGTGATGTGGCTAGACCAAGAGATGTGGCATTACAAGTTGGCCGACTACGAGAAGACGTTTTGGTAATAGAAGGAGGTATTGTAAAAGTTCCAGGGTCAGTTAATTTTAATTTTAATTTTGGCTACCCTCCAGGAACAGCTTATGCTTGTATGGCAGAAACAATGATGTTAGCTTTGGAAGGAAAATTTGAGGATTATAGTCTTGGTTCGATTATTGAAATTGAAAAAGTTTATGATACTATTAGAATGGCTAGAAAGAATGGTTTTAGATTAGCTGGTTTACGTAGTTTTGAAAGAGAACTGACAGATGAACAAATAAATAGAATAAGAAAAAATGCTGAAAATAAAATTTTAGCTAGTACTATTTATTAAGCCATATTTTTTGTGATTAAGTAACAGGAACTTCACTGATAAATGTTTTGGTTTTTCTTACGTGCATTTCAACAAAGGACTAAGGAGAAAAACTATTATATACTCACCTAGTTATTTCGAAGTATGTGTTATAAAGTTATTTCTTAAATTC carries:
- a CDS encoding polysaccharide biosynthesis protein is translated as MNKFAFIIHPLELEDFHRKFSWAEKVPDSILERFTRILPPVKASHITGIKSICGKEIEGFFVGVTLTSKQMLSLPEDKVIRKIIKAGKLAEEMGAEIIGLGAFTSVVGDKGYTIAKELDIPVTTGNSYTVATAIEGTKLAANKMACDLKKSTLTVIGATGSIGRAVSLMMSNDVSKIILFARNERKLRELSSEIHDIAPCLDIVITRDIIEAVKESEIIVSASSAAETLFDPSLLLPGAIVCDVARPRDVALQVGRLREDVLVIEGGIVKVPGSVNFNFNFGYPPGTAYACMAETMMLALEGKFEDYSLGSIIEIEKVYDTIRMARKNGFRLAGLRSFERELTDEQINRIRKNAENKILASTIY